A single genomic interval of Nostoc commune NIES-4072 harbors:
- a CDS encoding hybrid sensor histidine kinase/response regulator: MGKTANNGFILIVDDNPTNLSVLCEALNSEGFRFRVAVDGETAIAQAERNQPELILLDVQMPGIDGFETCRRLKANPVTQNIPIIFTTALADTESKTKGFSLGAVDYIPKPFAQEEVIARVRVHLQLKQLTESLEQQVSDRTKALQQAQVQLVQQEKLSTLGELIAGIGHEINNPINFISSNIPPLQEYISGVTKLLLLYEQEYPNPTAKITTAIKDLDLNFVLEDMVKILNSLEVGSERIQNLSNSLRNFSRSDSDTKISADLHQGLDSTLMILQHRLKANGERPGIEVIKNYGVLPEVNCYIGQMNQVFMNILANAIDALDEAIMLGKMSNLIPQIKIATEIDSEQLVIIRIADNGIGIPERLKKRLFEPLFTTKTVGKGTGLGLSIAYQIVVEKHKGVLEVNSQPGMGSEFIIKIPA; the protein is encoded by the coding sequence ATGGGTAAAACTGCAAATAACGGATTTATTTTGATTGTGGATGATAATCCGACAAATTTATCTGTCCTGTGTGAAGCACTCAATAGTGAAGGATTTCGTTTCCGTGTTGCAGTCGATGGAGAAACTGCGATCGCTCAAGCCGAACGTAATCAACCAGAGTTGATTTTGCTGGATGTACAAATGCCTGGTATTGACGGTTTTGAAACTTGTCGCCGCCTTAAAGCCAATCCTGTTACCCAAAACATTCCGATTATTTTCACCACTGCTTTAGCGGATACGGAAAGCAAAACGAAGGGATTTTCCCTTGGAGCAGTAGATTATATCCCAAAACCGTTTGCACAAGAGGAAGTCATTGCTAGAGTGCGCGTACATTTACAACTCAAACAATTGACTGAATCTTTGGAACAACAAGTTAGCGATCGCACCAAGGCTTTGCAACAAGCCCAAGTCCAACTAGTGCAACAAGAAAAACTATCAACACTCGGAGAGTTAATCGCTGGTATTGGGCATGAAATCAACAATCCCATCAACTTTATTTCCAGCAATATTCCACCCTTGCAAGAATACATTTCAGGAGTAACAAAGTTGCTTTTACTGTATGAACAAGAGTATCCCAACCCAACAGCCAAAATTACTACTGCTATTAAGGACTTGGATCTTAATTTCGTTCTTGAAGATATGGTAAAAATTTTGAACTCTCTCGAAGTAGGAAGCGAACGAATTCAGAACCTTTCTAATTCACTCCGCAACTTCTCTCGCTCGGATAGTGATACCAAAATATCTGCTGATTTACACCAAGGTCTAGATAGTACACTAATGATATTGCAACACCGCCTCAAAGCTAATGGCGAACGTCCCGGCATTGAGGTTATTAAAAATTATGGAGTATTGCCAGAGGTAAACTGCTATATCGGGCAGATGAATCAAGTATTTATGAACATTTTGGCAAATGCAATTGATGCCCTTGATGAAGCTATAATGCTAGGCAAAATGAGCAATCTAATTCCTCAGATTAAAATTGCAACAGAAATAGATTCTGAACAATTGGTTATAATTCGGATTGCTGACAATGGGATTGGTATTCCTGAACGGTTAAAAAAGCGCTTATTTGAGCCGTTGTTTACCACAAAAACTGTTGGTAAAGGTACTGGACTTGGCTTGTCGATCGCATATCAAATAGTTGTAGAGAAACACAAAGGTGTATTAGAAGTAAATTCTCAACCAGGTATGGGAAGCGAGTTTATTATCAAAATTCCCGCATAA
- a CDS encoding 3'-5' exonuclease, producing MEIKISHYYLIVDLEATCCDSGTIPRHEMEIIEIGAVMLNRATWEIDSEFQQFIQPVRHPQLTDFCTKLTSIRQQDVEEAPKFIKAISRFKEWIYSFPNHIFCSWGNYDKKQFIQDCAFHNFPYPFSSEHINIKEEFSEYLSVSKKFGMAQALNELGIELKGIHHRGIDDARNIAAIYRQIKSKLNNG from the coding sequence ATGGAAATTAAAATATCCCACTATTATCTTATCGTCGATCTAGAGGCTACGTGCTGTGATAGTGGGACTATTCCCCGTCATGAAATGGAAATTATCGAAATTGGTGCAGTGATGCTCAATCGAGCAACCTGGGAAATTGATTCTGAGTTTCAGCAATTCATTCAACCTGTAAGACATCCGCAACTGACAGATTTTTGTACCAAATTGACTAGTATTCGGCAGCAAGATGTTGAGGAAGCGCCAAAATTTATAAAGGCAATTTCTCGCTTCAAAGAATGGATTTATTCATTTCCCAATCATATTTTTTGCTCTTGGGGCAATTACGACAAGAAGCAATTTATTCAAGATTGCGCGTTTCATAATTTCCCTTATCCTTTTAGTTCCGAACACATCAATATCAAAGAAGAATTTTCAGAATATCTTAGTGTGTCTAAAAAATTTGGCATGGCACAGGCTCTCAATGAGTTGGGGATAGAATTAAAAGGTATACACCATCGTGGCATTGATGATGCTCGCAACATTGCAGCTATCTACAGACAGATTAAAAGTAAGCTGAATAATGGGTAA